In Anopheles gambiae chromosome 2, idAnoGambNW_F1_1, whole genome shotgun sequence, a single window of DNA contains:
- the LOC1270040 gene encoding uncharacterized protein LOC1270040 isoform X1, whose amino-acid sequence MATEHEENPFVEALNSAALGELLQDAEKRSLAQQFQDNLRALSDMFVNLSDEEKRQFARDFKGKFVKSLAQLNEFSKQKKIVQTSAPGREEEPEGSRLMDTLAKRMPGVGMLWTEQFQPTPIGYGLLAGVVVTIVAFFGYKLYLSLTEKERKREEKLKAKQEKSKKKK is encoded by the exons atggccaCCGAACATGAAGAGAACCCATTCGTGGAGGCGCTCAACTCGGCCGCCCTGGGCGAACTGCTGCAGGACGCTGAGAAGCGCTCGCTGGCGCAACAGTTCCAGGACAATCTGCGCGCCCTGTCCGACATGTTCGTCAACCTGTCGGACGAGGAGAAGCGCCAGTTTGCGAGGGATTTCAAGGGCAAGTTTGTGAAATCGTTAGCTCAGCTGAATGAATTTTCCAAGCAGAAGAAAATCGTTCAAACAAGTGCACCGGGAAGGGAAGAGGAACCGGAAGGGTCGAGGTTGATGGATACGCTCGCCAAACGTATGCCCGGCGTGGGTATGCTTTGGACGGAACAGTTCCAACCGACACCGATCGGGTACGGGCTGTTGGCTGGTGTGGTGGTAACGATCGTCG CATTCTTCGGCTACAAGCTGTACCTGTCGCTCACGGAGAAGGAACGCAAGCGCGAAGAGAAGCTAAAGGCGAAGCAGGagaagagcaaaaagaagaaatga
- the LOC1270039 gene encoding uncharacterized protein LOC1270039 isoform X2, with product MCETYGFGGDTMDKDYVRKRLKCFNNSNSNGNEIGNGNSLGPNAHTNNANNNGTANNNELGSMRWADDLDLDLSNELSSNGYISDSLLNFPVFKQELPSPPQKHSHHQQHSQQQQQQQQQQHQLHQQQQQSLHQQAAAAAAAAAAATAGSSQDHSQPSQHTTPSGLQPSLSGNVPNSHQQQQQQQVAQQQYHQQQQGQNSMNGPGLMNNATHQQAVGAIGAGLSNLQSFLQSNRLDTDPSGGILQMQQDGTLTAARGDKTHDDHNRFQYVLAAATSIATKNNEESLTYLNQGQSYEIKLKKLGDLSPFRGKILKSIIKICFHERRLQYMEREQMQLWQASRPGERILDVDIPLSYGLMQVQPTSSNLLNTIEVFWDPMKEVGVYVKVNCISTEFTPKKHGGEKGVPFRIQVETYIDTNGGLHNGGGGGGANATAVGAVDDKDGIRPLHAAACQIKVFKLKGADRKHKQDREKILKRPVAEQEKYQRSCDCTILTDITTDSVIQPLGGSFSPEHIKRNVSPLLTGGPTSPGQLNKFENIMSSVLGGGGVAPNGLSPGVKPTPTTTAATAAMVVAAAAAAVAGVQANHPIGISNVSSTNGLCKASPLGGEQPIGGVLSPQQPSELDDYVPTITKETSPGSLAQWLAVHRLSAYTKTFAQFSGSDLLRMSKEDLCKICGLADGIRMFNILHSKAITPRLTIYVSFEANIYHAIYLHSNTIPELVQNLSKIPGFLEAINALNTPNSSDGGLWNGGSTFGAAGRSSLNAGGVVAASSSGGAGGNGGGGLGGKFSTPGAISLSVPSPSSPPISSSCGIAKLQLLINGPNGIQVLLTEDVLNNVKDETLFQLELKSNGNILMKAVHSVTAAGGPDCSIDDDAN from the exons ATGTGTGAAACGTACGGGTTCGGTGGCGACACGATGGACAAAGATTATGTCCGGAAGCGGTTAAAGTGcttcaacaacagcaacagcaatggCAACGAAATCGGCAATGGTAATAGTCTCGGCCCAAATGCGCACACCAACAAcgccaacaacaacggcaCAGCCAACAACAATGAACTAG GAAGTATGCGTTGGGCCGATGATCTTGATTTGGACCTCAGCAATGAGCTCTCCAGCAACGGATACATCAG TGATTCACTGTTGAATTTCCCTGTGTTCAAGCAAGAACTTCCATCTCCTCCTCAGAAG CATTCTCATCATCAGCAACActctcaacaacaacaacaacaacagcaacaacaacatcaactccatcaacaacagcagcaaagttTGCACCAGCaggcagctgcagcagcagcagcagcagcagcggcgacgGCAGGCAGCTCACAAGATCATTCGCAACCATCCCAACACACCACCCCGTCCGGGTTGCAACCATCGCTGAGTGGAAATGTTCCCAACtctcaccaacagcagcaacaacaacaggttgcccaacaacaatatcaccagcaacagcagggtCAAAACTCGATGAACGGTCCCGGTTTGATGAACAATGCGACTCATCAGCAAGCGGTAGGAGCGATCGGTGCCGGGCTGAGCAATCTGCAAAGCTTTCTGCAGAGCAACCGGCTGGACACTGATCCAAGTGGAG GCATTTTGCAGATGCAGCAGGATGGCACGCTGACAGCGGCACGTGGTGACAAAACACATGACGATCATAATCG gttCCAGTACGTGCTGGCGGCCGCAACCTCGATCGCGACGAAGAACAATGAAGAATCTCTCACCTACCTTAACCAGGGCCAGAGCTACGAGATCAAGCTGAAGAAGCTTGGCGATCTGTCCCCGTTCCGGGGGAAGATTCTGAAGAGTATTATCAAGATATGCTTCCACGAGCGCCGGCTGCAGTACATGGAGCGGGAGCAGATGCAGCTCTGGCAGGCGTCCCGGCCCGGCGAGCGCATCCTGGACGTGGACATCCCGCTGTCGTACGGGTTGATGCAGGTGCAGCCGACCAGCAGCAACCTGCTCAACACGATCGAGGTGTTCTGGGACCCGATGAAGGAGGTCGGTGTGTACGTGAAGGTGAACTGCATTTCCACCGAATTCACGCCCAAAAAGCATGGCGGCGAGAAGGGTGTACCGTTCCGGATTCAGGTAGAAACGTACATCGACACCAACGGTGGGCTGCAcaatggtggtggcggcggcggtgctAATGCGACGGCGGTCGGCGCAGTGGACGATAAGGACGGCATACGACCGCTCCATGCGGCTGCTTGCCAGATAAAG GTGTTTAAATTGAAGGGAGCCGACCGGAAGCACAAACAGGATCGGGAGAAAATACTCAAGCGTCCGGTGGCGGAGCAGGAGAAGTACCAGCGCAGCTGCGACTGCACGATACTGACCGACATTACGACCGATTCCGTCATCCAGCCGCTCGGTGGCAGCTTTAGCCCCGAACA CATTAAACGTAACGTGTCGCCGCTGCTGACCGGTGGGCCCACCTCACCCGGGCAGCTGAACAAGTTCGAAAACATCATGTCGAGCGTGCTgggcggtggcggtgttgCGCCGAACGGGCTTAGCCCGGGGGTGAAACCGACCCCGACGACGACCGCAGCGACGGCGGCGATGGTTGtagcggcggccgccgccgccgttgcCGGCGTACAGGCCAACCATCCGATCGGCATCAGCAACGTGAGCTCCACGAACGGGCTGTGCAAAGCGTCCCCGCTCGGTGGCGAGCAGCCGATCGGCGGTGTACTGTCGCCCCAGCAACCGAGCGAGCTGGATGATTACGTGCCGACCATTACGAAGGAAACGAGCCCGGGTTCGCTGGCGCAGTGGCTGGCCGTGCACCGGCTGTCCGCGTACACGAAAACGTTCGCCCAATTTTCCGGCTCGGATCTATTAAG AATGTCCAAGGAAGATCTTTGCAAAATTTGTGGCCTTGCGGATGGGATTCGAATGTTCAACATTCTCCATTCAAA AGCCATCACGCCACGCCTGACGATCTACGTGAGTTTCGAAGCAAACATCTACCACGCGATCTATCTGCACTCCAACACGATCCCGGAGCTGGTGCAGAATCTGTCGAAAATTCCCGGCTTCCTGGAGGCGATCAACGCACTCAACACGCCCAACTCGTCCGACGGGGGGCTCTGGAATGGTGGGAGCACTTTCGGGGCGGCGGGCCGTTCGTCGCTTAACGCCGGTGGCGTCGTTGCCGCTTCCAGCAGTGGTGGAGCTGGCggcaatggtggtggtggtcttgGTGGTAAATTTTCCACCCCCGGTGCCATATCACTGTCCGTGCCGTCCCCTTCGTCTCCGCCGATCTCGTCCTCGTGCGGCATTGccaagctgcagctgctgattAATGGCCCGAACGGCATCCAGGTGCTGCTGACCGAGGATGTGCTGAACAACGTGAAGGACGAGACACTGTTCCAGCTGGAGCTGAAATCGAACGGAAATATACTGATGAAAGCGGTCCACAGTGTTACGGCGGCCGGTGGCCCAGACTGCTCGATCGACGACGATGCGAACTGA
- the LOC1270040 gene encoding uncharacterized protein LOC1270040 isoform X2: MGDVAEELFNAMGGPEGGAGAAAESAPGAENPFNPEDFKMPTMEDFLSMLEGMDNLSDEEKEELKAGVLQNAMRRKMQAGLSDYLVFLVMLAIMLAVFAFFGYKLYLSLTEKERKREEKLKAKQEKSKKKK, from the exons ATGGGCGACGTGGCAGAGGAGCTGTTTAACGCGATGGGCGGTCCGGAGGGTGGTGCTGGAGCTGCGGCCGAAAGTGCACCCGGTGCGGAGAATCCGTTCAATCCGGAAGACTTCAAGATGCCCACGATGGAAGACTTCCTGAGCATGCTGGAGGGTATGGACAATCTGTCCGACGAGGAAAAGGAAGAGCTAAAGGCGGGCGTGTTGCAGAACGCGATGCGCCGCAAGATGCAGGCCGGATTGTCGGACTATCTCGTGTTTCTCGTGATGCTGGCGATTATGCTGGCCGTGTTCg CATTCTTCGGCTACAAGCTGTACCTGTCGCTCACGGAGAAGGAACGCAAGCGCGAAGAGAAGCTAAAGGCGAAGCAGGagaagagcaaaaagaagaaatga
- the LOC1270040 gene encoding uncharacterized protein LOC1270040 isoform X3 has product MDPSFDLPSEEQLLEVLADATPEEQAKLLALLQQLPHLPQVVQALRRETVFKATLYRQISFAVAVLLVLSLFAFFGYKLYLSLTEKERKREEKLKAKQEKSKKKK; this is encoded by the exons ATGGACCCATCTTTCGACCTACCGAGCGAGGAACAACTGCTCGAGGTGCTTGCCGACGCAACGCCCGAAGAGCAGGCCAAGCTGCTGGCATTGTTGCAGCAGTTGCCACATCTCCCGCAAGTGGTGCAAGCGTTGCGAAGGGAGACCGTTTTTAAGGCTACTCTTTACCGGCAAATTAGCTTCGCTGTCGCCGTGCTCCTCGTACTAAGCCTGTTCG CATTCTTCGGCTACAAGCTGTACCTGTCGCTCACGGAGAAGGAACGCAAGCGCGAAGAGAAGCTAAAGGCGAAGCAGGagaagagcaaaaagaagaaatga